CTAGAGGCCGGGGCGCACCAGCAGATCCGGCACCCCAGGCTCGGAACTGTCAGGGTGACAAGGCTGGAGCAGACCATTGTGGACTGTGCCCGTACGGAGTCATTTGTCACGGCCGTGATCATCGGCGATTGTGGGCTGCACAATGGGGCCAGCCTCGAGGTCATGCACCAGCTGTTGAGCATGCTGACTGGCCGGCGGGGAGTGCGTGCAGCACGGAGAGTTCTTGAGGCACTGAGCATTGGTTCGGAGTCTGCAGGTGAGACCCGCCTGCGGCTGGCAGTGGCGGAGATGGACGTTCCCCAGCCGGAATACCAGGTGTGGTTGAGGGCTGCGGGAAACAATTACCGGGTGGGCGGTGCCTGGCGTGACATCAAATTAGCCTTGGAGTTTGACGGAAAAACCAAATACTTCGCCTACAAGCGCACGGAGGATGCTATCTACGAGGAGCGTCTTCGCGAGCGCGAACTCATGGAGGAGGGCTGGAGCTTTCTGCGGGTGGAGTGGAAACATTTAGCCGAACGGGAATGGTTGGAGCGCCGAATTCTGGCCTCACGG
This genomic window from Arthrobacter sp. TMP15 contains:
- a CDS encoding type IV toxin-antitoxin system AbiEi family antitoxin domain-containing protein; translated protein: METSELAIKIDHDWPSGTIIVTSAELAGVGLSPRLLAAAVKSGLLLRIRHGAYTKMAQWQGKFPSEKDALRIAAHFKATRGNSLYSHVSAARLLGLYVWNADAIIHVTTPSSCSATSAVPGVRVHRRALEAGAHQQIRHPRLGTVRVTRLEQTIVDCARTESFVTAVIIGDCGLHNGASLEVMHQLLSMLTGRRGVRAARRVLEALSIGSESAGETRLRLAVAEMDVPQPEYQVWLRAAGNNYRVGGAWRDIKLALEFDGKTKYFAYKRTEDAIYEERLRERELMEEGWSFLRVEWKHLAEREWLERRILASRELARRRNGLQ